In Quercus robur chromosome 11, dhQueRobu3.1, whole genome shotgun sequence, the sequence ttattattaagtaACAAATTCTGgaataattgaaaaaaacaCCAAACTAATTTTGCACTTGCAGTCCATTTAAGCAATTGAGGTTGGGGTTACATGCTAGAAAGCCGACTAAATATTACTTTAACATTGTTCTGCACATACGGCCCGTATACGGGTCCGTGCTTGACAGGCTTACTCTTGGGCCTAGATTTAACAGAAAGCCGATAATTAGAAGACAACTGACCATATAATGCCCACACAacccactatatatatatatatatatataacaaaaataagagaaaatggataataataataataataataataatgttatctgaagctctaaaaattatacataaatatgagcaaaaaaaaaaaagttggttcCACTCagttaaattagtaaaatatcTTGGCCGTCAAATAAGAATTTTGAGAAACAccaattagtttatttttatttggtaataaAAAGTAATCATTGCTTTACCATACTTTTACGGTTTTACCTCCCCCACTTCAAACCCGCTCCCCCCATCCCcactcccccaaaaaaaaaaaaaaaaaaaaaaaaaaaacccctaatcTACCAAGGCCTCTAAATTGCATGCTACATAAGAGGGTCATATGAACATCTTCCGCCCTCTCCAAGTCCACACCCAATAATGATCGATCGAATTTAACAGTTCCAAGATCAAATTTGAACTTATGTTCAGAGAGAGACTCAAATTCCCTAAAAACCATTGACATATGtttcaaaagagaaatagaaTAATGCGGAAAAGATAGAAAGAAATTACTCTAGTTTGATAGGTACTAGGTTCATAATATATAGAAGCCTGAAGAATAAATTCAGACAAGATAAGCCAACTAAACAGAAtaatacacaaaattattgtCATTTTATACAGAATGCTACTCTATGAAAATGGTGCCCTGCAAGTCAAGTGCCAACTGTCATATGCATACCATGGAGATACAATTAGTTGGCAAACTTGCCTGTTTCCTCACTCAAACTCGTATTTTCCACCCAAGTGGTTGGAACACGGGTAGAGATCACAGGAGGCATGGCGCGGACATTAATGTCAACTGGAAGCAGGCGGTATTGAATATCAAGCTCATGGAAAATCTTAACCATCTCCTCCATCAAAAGAGATCTCCTTGCAAACTTCTCACCCATGTCCTGGTAGTTCATTTTGTGTGTCAGCCACAAGGCCAACCTCAGTCTGTTTAACTCTTCAAAATCCTTCAATATAATCATAGGTGCAGTATACCAGTGCTCCTTCTTGCTCTCAATATAACTGCAGTGGCaacaataaatgaagaaaagaatCATCAACTCAGATACTTACCTAGCAGGTGTACAGTCATCGTAAAGTGGCCTAGGCATGAATCATAGTGACCTAGCCATAAAGCATTTTGTACATACCTAATTATTCTTTGCCTCATAGCTGCAATCTTATCTGCAGGTGTTGCTATATGGATAAAGAATTCAATGGCATCTCCCATGTCAGGACTACGATAGAAGTTATTGATGGGCTTAGTAGCAAGAACACTGTTTGGGAAAATGAGCTTTGCATTGTCATATCTCAGAAATACGGTAGTCAAGATGTTCATTTCTTCTACAACCAtctgaaatttattttagaacATATTAGTCCCCACACATAAAAGGGCAAAAACTTGCAAGATATTAACACTGTAAAAGATGGAAAATTACCTGAACCCCTTCAATTTCACACCTATCTCCAACATCATATGGATGCATTACAAATAAGAAGACGATTGCTTCAAATACTGTCTTGCAGgtgtttccaaaaataaatgcaacgaGGACGAGCTGAGAGCTTATGTAGAGCAGAAATTTGGTTGTCGCAATTCCCAATATCAGAAGCCAAACCACAAATATGCCAAGGCCAACTAGAATGTTCAACACTCGATGAAGCTTGTTCACGGCTGTTTTGGTATCATTCAACGTCAAAGCGAGTGCTCTTCGCTCTCTGAACGCATTGACCTAGAACAATCAAATACATTACCATTATAAGCACCGagtaaaacacaaacacaacttTGTCAAAATCAAGATAATTTTTAAGAGGGCATCCACATAATATGAAAATAGACATTGTTTGAAGACTTTAATTTTCTTATGACCAAAAGAACATAGCAAAGATTTAAAACCTTAAAAACGCCATTTTCATCAAATCTTTCTAAGCAGCTATCCTTGATGGCACGTTCAAATGAGAGGAAATCATCATAAGTGTCTAGAGCATTGATGCTCTAATCAGTTTTTTTATAGACCAGGCTTCTAAAAATTTGTATATCCCTATCTAAAACTGCTGTGATCAACTATATGATCAATGCTCAATATATGTGGCCGCAGATTTCACTGCCAGGCTTCTGAGTTCCCTGATGCTTGAACCTTGCTTGAAAGGTAAAGAGTAACAAAAATGCATGCAGAGGAATGCATAAACAAACTTTTGTCATGGTGAAACTTATGTAGTGTAAATCATGATTATTCCAACTTTTCGACTAAGAGCTTCACTTCTAGCATTGaccaagaaaaaggaaaaaaagcaataaaaattaaaccattTCTTGCCCAATCCTTACCACCCAGTTCTTCAAGGATGATTTACTGATTCTCCTGGTCTCAGAGGCTCCTTCAAAGAGACTCAAGGTTTTCATAGCCTCATCTTCTCGCAAGAAGCGCATCAAGTCCTCCATGTAGATGAACCTGACAGAGAAACAGTTCATTGAAATTGATTAGGAAGAGTGACATCATATATGAATGAGAAATCTATTTTACAAATATAACAAAGTAAATTGAACAAGAAACAGAATGACTCGTAGTTTTCCATATCTAGAAGCTACAATTCataacaaaattcatcacataagttcAAGTGCACgcaatgaaagaaaataaggcAACATTGCAATAAAAGAAGTTTCAAAATGGAGAGGCAATCATCACCTCACATGATGTAAATTGATAGACAACAATTGAATCAATGTCAAAGGAGTAAGGACTTACTTGGACCCGCGTCTAGCAACATtctgaaatattttctttgcTGCGGCTTTCGCCTCAACTTCACTCCTAATCTGCGTAGAAGAATCATCGCCCCCAGAAGGGGTAGTATCCATTATCTGCTCATCCAATGTGGTAATTGTCCCATGCCTCACAATCCTCATCAACCTCTTCATATTCCACGCCGACACATTCTTAGGATTCAACTTATGTAAATGATCAATAGTTATCCCCTCATCCCCCTTCTTCGACTGTGTCCTCGACAACTTCCCACTCTTCACTTTCGGACTTTTCTGCAGCCCACCACTCCCAATAACCCTTCCGCTCATCATCGAAGGAAAAGCAGTCGCCTTCAAATCCGGGGGCATAGTAGCACCCGCATTTTGCAACTTCCTAACCTCATCAACAAGCCTAAACTCATCATCCTTCGCGTTCTGTATCTCAATCAAGGGCGGCCCGGACAACGTCTCGATCACATACTGATTAAACAAAGACTCCTGAATCCTATCGAAATAAGTACTCACATGAAAAGATGAAGCTAAAACCTTAACCATAAGTGTCTTAACCAACCAAACCAGAGTACCCACCAACATACAAACCAAAACCTTAGTAACATACTTAAGCTTATCACTCTTCGTCTCCCTCTCAACCttcttatcaaacaaaaaatgccAAGCCATCAAAACAAGTCCCAACCAAAGACAATTCTGCACAGGCTTTCTCACCCCATATACAAAGTAAAGCACCCTTTTACGCAAAAGGAAATTCCTTTCAATAAAAAACACTATAATCCTAATTCCCCACCCAGAAACCAATCTCccacaaatcaaaaccaaaaccataaCTTCCCATTTCCACAGCTTCAGTTTCCACAGATTCTTGTCCCGCAAGTAACGTATACTGAGCGTGCAAACCAAAGCTCCTATAAGCACAACCAAGCCCAGCCATTGCAAAATAGTCCATGCATTCACATTCCCACCTTTGAACTCGTTCGGCACATCATCTTCCAAAAACGGGTCGTCGTCTTCGTCCTCAATTTTCGGCAACATCCCGGATCGAATCTGACCCGACTTGGGAATCTGACCCGACTTGGGAATCCAACCCGACCGCTTTTCCATTTCAGCGGGCGGCGGGTCCATCAACCTCGACCGAGTTTTCGCTCTCAACAAGCTCGATTTCCTCTGAACCGACGCGTTTGCCGTACACGTCACCACGTCATTGTTGTTgacgttgttgttgttattgtcgTCGTTGCTAAAACGGCGTCGTACTGAGtcgttgttgtttttgttgttggcggtggtgggggtgggggtTGAAGATTCGGTTTCTTGAAACGACACCCGGAGCTCTCTCGAGGCTGTCGCTTTGAGTGAGGACTCGGAAACGGGAGGCAATTTCCTGTCGTTTTCGTCGCGGAGCTCTTCCATTTCCAAATCCATGTCCAACGACATATCGCCCGAAGCCTTTTGCTTGTGCAGGAACTGCCTGATCAATTTCGACGGCGGATCTTTCTCCTCCTCCGCCGCCGCTGCCGCTGCCGCCACAGCATTACTATTCTctccgccgccgccgccgcgtCGCACGAAATCAAAACCCGACTTGTCTTCGTCTTTCCAAAAGTCGTAACTATTCTCTCTCCAAATCTTGCCGCCAGTGGTTTCAGAGCCTTTCATCGCCGAGGAATCTCCGTCGTCGATCTTGACAATGACTTCTTCGCGGTGGTGGTCAGACAAATCAACGGCTCGCATTGAGTCgtcgtggtggtggtggtggaaaaGCATAGGGAGGTGTTCGTGGCTGTGGTTGGATTTATCTGCGGAGACCTTTCTGAGGTGTTTGTAAGAGTTGTGGGATTTGAAGGATTTTCTGAGTGAGAAATCCATGTGAATCAATTGAATattttagggaataaaaaaattaaaaaattaaaaaaaaataataataattttggagAGTGTTAAGTGAGGAAGGTGTTAGGGTTTGGTGCAGGAAGCAGATGAAAAAGTGGAGGaaattatttaaggtttttaaggAAAAGTGTGTTTGACGCGTGTTACTTTTGGTTGGTTTGGTTGAGTGtgaattgaatttaaatatgGAGAGTTTTAAATGATGAAGAGTTTTGCTTTTTCAGGAGGGAGTTTGTTTGTGAAGCTGAGAGCATGTGGTGCCAGAAGACTCgggaaaatgaaagagaaaaaaatggtcGCCGtgcatgagtttttttttttttttttttttttattaggtgtTTGACCATGAGAAAAAAAGGGTCTTGATTTTCTACACAATTTACGTTAGTgccactttctttttttaaataaaatgaaaaaggaaaaagaaaaagttgagttattttgagaatattttcgTAAAGTAATTATTATGAGAATTTTACTTTAATAGATTGTCCttgaggttttatttatttatttattttaattttaggttttttgtgAGTTTTGAGTATTCTTTTGACATTGAGAAAAAAAGGGTCTTGATTTTCTGCACAATTTACGTTagtgccactttttttttttttaataaaatgaaaaaggaaaaagaaaaagtggagttattttgagaatattattttaatagattgTCCTGTGATATTGAGATTTttagaataagaaaatatttcacttctagaaaaaaagtaaagatatATTTGGAaagttattattagtattatatattatatatttataaattataccATATTTTGagagatccaaaaaaaaaaaaaaaaaaaaaacagattgaCAAATGACAGTAtgcaatatcattttttttttaatccaaaatggtactatattatatatttataaattataccATATTTTGAgagatccaacaaaaaaaaaaaaaaaaaaaacagattgaCAAAAGACAATAGTAtgcaatatcattttttttttttaatccaaaatggtacttctctttcaaaatttcattgaaactGTACAAAGCTCTATTCCAGTGTATATACTGATCGTAAACTTGGCTATAAATACGAAggcttgtgatttttctttaggTCACacatagttttttattttccttcaaaTGTAGGGAGGGTATTCATCACCCTTTATACCATAAAAAGTGGACTCCTCAAAACCAATTTCAAATGGATTTAATAGAAGCTTCTTAAAAAAATGGATGTATTAGAtgtattttatagttaaatataaaaattttaaaatagagatAATCTTATTTTGTATTATGTTAAGCCATTTTTCATTTGCATTTTGTGAAGTGACCCTCTCACAATATACAAATTTTGTAGGTATGTGGAATTCACATGTGGCAGAAGACTAGATAATAAATGGTACTATtaattatatgtatgtgttagccaatattatttgttttcaaGTGATCTTAAAGGATAGAACAAACGAAAGTTttgtaaatataaattttcattatcCAATCTACCCAATTTTGTTATTGAGCTCTTAAAGtttttagtttgaatttaaTATGAACAGAAGAAAGAATTAATGACCTGAAATTTGCGGCTAACAAAGTTGGCTCAGGCTATTTAAAATGAGAATTGCACAAAGTTTAAACCCATATGTTGTCATTAtgcttttttttccctcctgaCACTTTGTCATTATGCTACGAAATACccaattaagaaataaaatttgtcaCTTGCAATACAATCACACGTTGTCaatatccttttctttttcccaatACCTTGTCATTATGCATTTATACTACGGCAAATACCCAATACTTGCAATACAATCATTTACTTACTCCCACTAATTTTTATCAAACCCAATATTCTTACGAAATAcccaattttaataaattttaacttGCAATTTATACTTGAGTAACTTAACTATTATGAAGATAATACTTTTTCTTAAATCAGGTTAACAAGTTATTAAAtgttttattgtattttgttGTTAATTAAGCCTCTGGATGTCAGTTGAAACAAATCTTAAAGTGTTATATTGTCAAACCGTTACATACATAATATAACACACATTTTACATGTGAGGCTTCACATAAAAGACGTTACATGCAAAATGCAACCATTAAATGCATAAAAGAAAATAGTcaataatttttggaatttttttttcttttttgctgaaagaaaaatgagtagATAAGGGTGATCTAAATTGACATCTTTCATCTAAGCGTTAATATATTAGCACTCTACCTGTTGAGCTATCAAAAATCctaataatgcaaaaaaaaaaaaaaaatcctagtaATGGACATAGCTATGATGATCGATGAGTTTTATACAACACTACAACCAAAAAACTTTTGTCTTTTGTGCGCTCTTCTTGTTGTCattatgccatttttttttttttctcccaataCTTTGTCATTATGCTACGAAATGCTGAATTAAGACAGAAAATTTGTCACTTGCAATACTATCATTAGTTATCATtatgcttttattattatttttattttttatctcaatACTTTGTCATTATGCTACGAAACCATGAGGGGGCTGTGATTGCTGCTCTGAGTAAGCATCTCCAGCTACCTCTAGGTTCCTTGGAAGCAAGCTATGGCCATGGACGAAGCGGTATCTTTTACTTGGGACATTGGCATGAGGGATGTGGCTTTTGAAATAGACTCTAGCGTGGTCACTGAGGCACTTAATGGCTCCACCACCCCACCGGTTATTACAGCCAATCTCATTGTTGATACTCAACATCGACTTCAGGATTTCAGAATGACTCATCTACGACACGTCAAGTAGCAAGGAAATAAACCAGTCCATTTTTTAGCAAAGTACGTTAAAGGAATTGCATCTTTTGTAATTTAGATAGGGAAAAATCCAACCATTATTGAATCAGTTTTGATTCAAGATGCTTTgcatttctcttcttcttgaAATAGAGTTACCGTAATTTTcatccaacaaaagaaaaaaaaaattgtcactttGCAATACTATCATTTACCTACTTGGCCTACTACCGCTAATTTTTACTAGACCCAATATTTTTACGACAATTAAGAAATTTTGTTACTTGCAAGTCGCAATCATTTTCTTACTTAACTGCTACTGGTACTACTTTTTACTAAACCCAATTTATAAGAAATgcctatttttaataaattttaacttGCAATTCAATCTTTACAAGTACTTGAGTAACTTGACTACTTCGAAAACAATAATACATTTTCTTAAATTAGGTTTGCATGTTATCAAATGCTTTGCtgtattttgttgttt encodes:
- the LOC126704558 gene encoding mechanosensitive ion channel protein 6-like → MDFSLRKSFKSHNSYKHLRKVSADKSNHSHEHLPMLFHHHHHDDSMRAVDLSDHHREEVIVKIDDGDSSAMKGSETTGGKIWRENSYDFWKDEDKSGFDFVRRGGGGGENSNAVAAAAAAAEEEKDPPSKLIRQFLHKQKASGDMSLDMDLEMEELRDENDRKLPPVSESSLKATASRELRVSFQETESSTPTPTTANNKNNNDSVRRRFSNDDNNNNNVNNNDVVTCTANASVQRKSSLLRAKTRSRLMDPPPAEMEKRSGWIPKSGQIPKSGQIRSGMLPKIEDEDDDPFLEDDVPNEFKGGNVNAWTILQWLGLVVLIGALVCTLSIRYLRDKNLWKLKLWKWEVMVLVLICGRLVSGWGIRIIVFFIERNFLLRKRVLYFVYGVRKPVQNCLWLGLVLMAWHFLFDKKVERETKSDKLKYVTKVLVCMLVGTLVWLVKTLMVKVLASSFHVSTYFDRIQESLFNQYVIETLSGPPLIEIQNAKDDEFRLVDEVRKLQNAGATMPPDLKATAFPSMMSGRVIGSGGLQKSPKVKSGKLSRTQSKKGDEGITIDHLHKLNPKNVSAWNMKRLMRIVRHGTITTLDEQIMDTTPSGGDDSSTQIRSEVEAKAAAKKIFQNVARRGSKFIYMEDLMRFLREDEAMKTLSLFEGASETRRISKSSLKNWVVNAFRERRALALTLNDTKTAVNKLHRVLNILVGLGIFVVWLLILGIATTKFLLYISSQLVLVAFIFGNTCKTVFEAIVFLFVMHPYDVGDRCEIEGVQMVVEEMNILTTVFLRYDNAKLIFPNSVLATKPINNFYRSPDMGDAIEFFIHIATPADKIAAMRQRIISYIESKKEHWYTAPMIILKDFEELNRLRLALWLTHKMNYQDMGEKFARRSLLMEEMVKIFHELDIQYRLLPVDINVRAMPPVISTRVPTTWVENTSLSEETGKFAN